The following nucleotide sequence is from candidate division KSB1 bacterium.
CCCTCAGCACGACTTCGGTAGGGGTTTCCTTGGTTGGCTTGGCAAAATACTCCCGCAGTCGCCGGAAGATGTTCTCCACATCGATGATGCCGTCGTCCACGACCATGCCGATAGCAATAGCCAGTCCGGCCAGGGTCATGGTGTTCAATGTAAGTCCTTGCCAGTAAAGTACAATCACCGCTAAAATGAGAGACAGCGGAATGGCGGTTAAGGAAACGATTGAAGTCCGGATATTGAATAAGAAGATCACCAAAATTAGAGTAACCAGTACAGCGCCCTCCATGAGGGCATCCTTGACCGTATTCACGGCTCGCTCTATCAAATCTGCTTGCACATATTCAGATTTTATCTTGACACCCTCGGGAAGCGAGAGCTCCAATTCCTCGAAGACATCTTTTATTTTCTTCGTTAGCTTAAAAGTATTAGTATTCGGCTGCTTGATCACCTTACCAAGTACCGTCTCAACGCCATTCAAAGATCCTGAACCCCGGCGGGCGATGGGACCGTGAATCCTCACATCAGCTACATCCTTGATGAGAATGGGAACACCGTTGTCCCGGGTATCGATGACAATATTTTCAATATCGGTCACGGTTCGAACCCGTCCCAGTCCTCGAATTAGAAATTCCTCCCGACGGTTCAAGAAAAAGCCGCCGGGTGTGTTCAGGTTATCCTTCTCCAGGGCTTCACGCACATCCGACAGACTTAAATCATAGGCCAAGAGGCGTCCCGGGTGCACCAGCACCTGGTACTGCTTGACGAACCCTCCCTGATTAATTACATTTGCGATGCCACCGGCGGCTTTCAGGCGAAATTGCACGATCCAATCCGCAATATCTCGCAGCTCCAGGGAGGAGAGTTTGCCGCTTTCATCCACCATGGCATATTCAACTATTTCACCGAGACGGGAGATAATAGGAGCCATAAAGGGCGCCTCCACTCCGTCGGGCAGTGTAGGAACTACCATCTGCAGTCTCTCGGTAACCATCTGGCGGGCGCGATAGATGTCGGTGCCCCACTCGAATTCCACAAATATTACAGATATCCCAACACCGGAAGAGGAACGCACCCGATTTACTAAAGGAACACCGTTGAATGCGCTCTCCAGAGGAAAAGTGACCAGAGTCTCTACCTCCTCCGGGGCAAAACCCGGTGCCTCGGTCAGGATGGTCACCCTAGGGTCGTTGATATCCGGGTAGACATCAATGGGCAACTCTTGAAACACCTGGTATCCCAGGATCAACACGGTAAATGCACTGGCGAGGATCAGCATTTTGTTTTTTAATGAAAAGGATATGATTTTAGACCACATTTTTATGTGTCTCCTTTCGTTCAATCGAATTTAACAAACATATCTTAGTGGGCGTGGGGCTTACTCTCATCTTGTACCCCGCCCGCTTGAGGCCTTGTAACCACAGCTAAAAGCTGGTGGTTACCCTGGGTTACGACCGCATCTCCGGGAAACAGTCCATCTATAATCTCCACGTACAAATCATCACGAAATCCAGTCACCACATCCACTTTCTGGTAAATTTCACCGTTCTCTACAAAAACAAACTTATCAGGGCCGACCTCAATCACCGCATCCACCGGCACCGCAATAGCTTCGGGATTGGATCCCACCACGATGGTCACTTCGCCAAACATCTCGGGCTTGAGCTTGCCATGCTTATTGTCCACATGCACCCATATCTGAGCTGCCCGTATATCCGGATCGAGGACTGAACTAATAAAAATGATTTTACCTTCAAATATCTCATCCGGATAAGCATTTAGATGGATGCGCACCCGCTGCCCCATATTTAATAAAGGCACATAGTCCTCAAACACCTCACCTTCCACGATAACCATTGCAAGATCCATGATCTCAAAAAGCGGAGTAGAAGGATCTACGGAAGCTCCCATGGAAACCTTGCGCTGCACGATTGTGCCGGATATCGGGGCTGAAATGGATACCAGGGGAATGGGATTGCCGTAGCGGCGACTCTGTACTTCGGCTAACACCTGGCCCTTGGTTACTCGATCTCCCATATTGGCCAGTAAGTTTTCGACCCGGCCCTCGATGCGTGTGTTCACAAAGGCCACACGATTGGGATGTGGCCGTACGGTGCCAGGTACGCGAACAACTTGCTCTATATTTCGCAAATCGGCCACAACAATCTCAAGACCGATATTAATTTTTGCCTGTTCCGTTAAGCTTATGGTACCGGGATCTACTGCGTCATGGGCTTCCAGATTCGCCGAATTATCCCCGTTACTTTGAGCCGGGTTACTGCCAGCGCCGACTTTCATACCCATATAAAATGCAGCAGCCAGCAAAACAGGCACCAAAATAAGGGCCCAAACAGGCATACGAGCTTTCTCCGGATTTTCAAAAGTTTCTGTCATCGTATTGACCTCCATTAAAAATTATGCTAAAATGTACTTTCAATCTATTCTCGAATATCAACCAGATTCCCACCAAGGACTTTATCCAGGTTGACGACCGCCAGGTTGAAACTATACAGGGCTTCCAGATAGGCTGTCTGAATATCAACCAAATTCCTCTGGGCTGTGATGACCTCGATAATTTCCGCCTCTCCCCGCTGGTAGGCTTCTTGAACCAAATCCATATTTTGTTCAGCCGTTTCCAGCATACCTTCTTCCAGAAGCTGCACCTCTTTAGAGGCCAGGAGCACTTCGGAATAAGCTGAGGCAACCTCCTTTTCAATCAGAAATTTCAGAAAAGAATATCTTGCTTCGGCTGTTCTTTCGCTAGCTAAAGACATTGCAATATCGCCCTGGTTCCTGTTGAATAGCTTGATAGGGAGGGAAATCATCGCGCCAAAATTGTTTTTGTCAAACTCCTTATTATATAAAACTGAAAATCTCAGGTTGGGAATTTTCAGAGAACGCGCCAAATTGATCTCGCTCTGCGCCGCCTCCTGCTCGAATTGCAGGGACTTCAGATCACGCCGATTTATTACAGCATAGGCTTTCAATCTTGCTACATCCACCTCAACAGGCTGGTAGGCCAATTCTTCTGAAGACGTGAACTCAGTCTCCCAGGGGCGCCCCATTAAGTTGTTTAATCTATACTTTGCGATCTTGAGTTGGTTTATCACCCTGGCCTTCTCACGGAGAGTTCTTTGTAGCTCAAGTTTGGCGAAGTTTACCTCAAATTGCGGAGCGTACCCGGCATTAAATTTGTCACTTGTTCGGTTTACCAGATCTTCGGTAAGTGAAATCACCCGATGTGCCAGATCCAATTTCTCTTGTTGCAGGAGAACCTGGTAGAAAGTCTCGCGGACATCTCCCACTAACATCCATTGTGCCCGACCTATCTCCGCCTCGACCTTCTCAATTGTGGATTGTGCTACCTGTTTACGGTGTCCTCGTTGACCACCAATCTCAAATTCTTGCGACACACTCAAGGAATACTCCGAAGTTTTTCCGACACGTTCCGATGGATTCGCATTAAAATAGGTGATCTCAAGTTCTGGATTGCTAGGAAATATCTTGGCCCCGGTTAACTGTCCTAAAGCAATCCCCAGACCTTCTCGTAAGGTTTTCAACTCCAGGTTATTTTTAACAGCTAGAGCGATAACCTGCTTAACTGAAAGCTGACTTACATTACCAACTGTACCTAATCTTTCCTGTGCCTGTGCAGGAATGTAAAGTGGTAACAATAGAGTCAAAAATAATTTCCAAAGGATCGTGCTTTTTATTTTCATTTTCTTCCTCAAATTTTTAATCTCATCTCCTTTTGTTGACGAGTCCGAAATGTTCCGCCCGTAAATTGTTCTTGTAAAAAGTTTTTTTATCGAAAATTTTTATAGATGTAGCATTTAACCTTGGTCGCCAGATATAAACTAACTTACAAAATTCTAACAAATACAAAGCATGCACTTGTATAAACTACTGAACCGGCAACAGAAAAATGCGAATGAGAGATATCTAAACTAGGGGAGGTGCATGTATTAGGTAGGAGAGGGCGTACTTGTCCCTTGTACGTAATCGAATTATTTTAAAAAGACCATTGAAATGGAAATTTGGGGTTGATTCTATTGTTTCTAACCCACCTTTCGAAACCACACTTGATGAAAGAAAATGCTCAGTTTGTATGAGAGTGGGCAAATAAGAACTTCTGACAAACAAAGTTAAGATCGTATTACAGCAAATATCTGCTTCCTGCCGTTGGTCATCATGATTATGCGGTGGTGTTCCATTTTCATGCTCATTATGTTCAGTGCTATGATGATCTTGAGGGGTTAACTCCATTGCTAAAGCAATGCCTTGCTCAAGCAGACAAGCTTGGGAACTTAGCAATAATATAAAAACTAAAAAAAAGAAAATTAATTTTGAGCGGGTTTTTTGCATAATCTATAGTTATTTGCTAACCACTATTTTGTAGGCTGAAGTTAATCATTCTGTTAGAAAAAATCAAGCTAACCTTCACTTCATAAATTCCAAATTTCGAGATATTGTCGTATAGTTTTACTTTTGGCCTGAAAGAATTTCTCTATAATGCCAATACGGACGATAGCCAGTCTTTTAACCGCAGTGGCAAAGTCACGGCAAACCATAACAGAAACTCAATCGATATCGTTGTTTGAGTAGTTTCGTTTCATGTTACCTTCTATAAGTCGTGTATCCAATTTCGCTTTAAAAGAGATCGTGGTTCAGAGTAAAGATTGGACACTCATTTTACCCAAGAATAGTGTGCCAATCCCATGCACTCTTATCCCAACACGGCCTGGCGGTAGGGCATTTGCATGGCCATGGGTGACCCGTTCTTTATTGTTGATATAGCCGCGAAAATGTCGTCCGTCACCAACTACCCGAAGAGAAATCCAGCCATTTGCTTCTGTTTTCCCTTTATCAAAAACCTTAGTCTTTCCAGCACTGACCCTGCCAAGTTGGACAATTCCATTTTGTAAAGAGAAAAAATCATAATTAGAGTCGTCCTGAACATGATGCAGCAGCATTATCGATCCGGAAAAATCGTCTACGTTTAACAACATATCCACCTGAACGCTTTCGAGTGAATCTCCGGCGACAAATAAAAGAGGTTGTCCGGTTGGCCTGAGTGAAAGAAAATCCCCTCGAATTGAATCGGAAATAACTTCTGCACTTAAATTTTCAAAAGCGCCGGTTAACCAGTGGAATTGCTCTGCAAGAACTTTTTTAGCGCCCGGGCCGGGATGCCAACTCCATGAGCCGTTTTCGGAGAAGTCCAATTTTTGTGCCTCAACTTCTTCGCTTGCTATTTCATCTTTAGCCGCCTCATTGGATTGCAAGGCTTGCACCCCTACGCCATACTTAAAAACCAATTCCGCGCCATGCTCGCCAGTTTCAAATAACAAATATAGGCCTGAAGCGCCACTAAGCAATAAAATCCATGAAACTATTTTTTTTGTATGCAATTTCTTAAGGATTAGAAATGTCCTGGCGATCGCATAAATCCCGAAATACAACATCGTCCACAATGCCAAATCCGAATGTTCATTTAAGGTCGGGTTTGCTAACGCTGGCAGCGTAACGATGTCACTTGCCTGTTTGCCGCTAAAGTAAGTGAAAACAGCGCTGATCGCGCCAACCACAAATAGAAAATCGGCAATTTCTCTCAGCCGGACTTGCTTTTTAAATAAAACGCCAAGCAGATCAAAAAGAACAGCAGTGAACAACAGGGCTAACGGAAAATGAACCAACATGGGATGAATATTTGGCGCCCAATCCGGTAATGTTGGCATAAATACTCCAGAGTTAATTGACAAAATTTATGATTTATTTAACAACAGGGTTAACAGAGAATATAGAGTGTTTTGACTTTCTTTAGTTTCCTGGCGACCTCTGCACTCTCAGCTTTGCAATCAATATTAGTCAGGGTTTCTTCTTTGGAATTCTTGATGTGTGCATATGTTGAATTTTCCAATTTTCATTCATTTTAATTAATATTGCTGTCGCCAGGTTTTCACCATCGAAATTTCGAGTTTCCATTTTCACCGCAATTGATGTTTCGAAAATAGCATAAGCTGCGTTTCCGTACACTTTGACTTTAATATCACTGAAACTGTATTTTATTTCCAGAAATTGTTTGAGTTCCGGGCCGATATGATTATCGCGGTAATCTTGCCAACCCCAATTGATATGGCTCCCTTCAAATATTGTAAAGGCATCTGTAGTAACTACATATTTCTCTATTTCGCTCATATTCTTACTTTGGACGGCTGCGGCATAATTGACCAGAGTCTGTTTAACTGCCTCTGCTTCATCGGAGAAAGATTGGTTAGAAATAACCGGAGCCGATGAAAACGCCAAAATGATGAGTACAAATAACCAATTTTTTAGTCTCATTTTTTTCCTTTCAAATAAAATATGATTTGTTAAATTTGAGCGCATGTATAAAAAAAAATATAAAGAAGTTTAAAAAATTTCAAACAGCCCAAGAATAAAAACATACCTCATAAAACGTAAAGTAAAACTAACCCCAATAAATAAGCCTAAATTGATTTTTATGACGCCAGCCAAAATTGTAATTGGGTCGCCAATCACCGGCAGCCAAGATAATAACAATGCCCATTTTCCCCAGCGTTTGGTAATGGAATAGGCTTTGGCAACGGCCTTTTTTTGTAAGTGACGCTGTAGAAATTTCTCTTCGCCTTTGTAACCCAGCCAATAATTAAAAAGAACTGCCGAACAATTGCCGATAGTTGCAAACAGCAACACTGGCACTGGCTGCATATCCAAAGCAAGTGCGCTTGCAACTGCAGTCTCGGAACTTACGGGAATTATTGTAGCGGCCATAAAGCTGAATAATAATAATCCAATGTAACCAAAGTTGAAGATGTATTCGGTCATGGCTGTATGTTAATGCTTTGTTTGAATTAATAAGCGCAGAGACCGCCGAGATCACAGCGCAGCCTTGGGCCGCAACCAAATTATTTAGCCACGGATTTACACTGATTGACACGGATAAAATCCGTTTAGAATAAAAAAATAAAAATCATTACATTCAATTTGAAATTGGTGGAAATGTTTTAGGTTCAAATAGTGAAATTTAAAGCTCCATTTATTAAATCCGTGTTTTATCCGCGCGAATCCGTGGCTAAATTATTGTTTTTATTTAAAAGCCGTATTTGTTTGTTGATCTGTGTGTATTATCTTGGCCAACCAAAACTTTGCTAAAAAAACACGATGTTGCCGGCTTAAAGTACAGAGAAAACAAACAAGGTAACGTGTTCTCCTTAGTTGACTAAATCGAAAATTCCGCGTGCTTTGTGCACTCTGCGTTATGAGCTTTTTAATTATAATACCAATTTTCTAAGTCTCAGTGCATTGACGATTACGGAAATAGAGCTAAAACTCATGGCTGCTGCAGCAATCATCGGGCTAAGTAATATTCCGAAGAACGGATAGAGAATACCGGCTGCAAGGGGCACACCCAAAGAGTTATAAATAAATGCCCAAAAGAGATTTTGACGAATGTTGCGCATCGTTCCGCGACTGAGTCGCCGAGCCCTTGCGATTCCTCTCAGATCGCCCTTCACGAGAGTTAATCCAGCGCTTTCGATAGCTACATCTGTGCCAGACCCCATGGCAATGCCCACATGTGCCTGGGCTAGTGCTGGCGCATCATTAATACCATCACCAGCCATTGCAACAATTCGTCCTTCGGATTGCAGTTGTTTAACCGTTTCATTTTTCATTTGCGGAAGCACTTCAGCTTCGACTTCATCAATTCCCAGAGTTTTTGCCACAAATTCTGCAGTCGTACGATTGTCGCCTGTCAACATGACGATTTTAATTCCCTCTTTGCGTAATAACTGAATTGCCTCCGGTGTGGATGGTTTTATCGGATCCGAAACACCCAACAAGCCGGCCGGTTTGTTATCGATTGCCACGAACATGACGGTTTCACCTTTTCGACGCATTTCCTCAGCCCTGTCGGTCAAATCGCCAAGTTGGATTTCCATTTCTTCAAAAAGTCTGCGATTACCCACAGCGACACTTCGGCCATCGATAGTACCGATAACGCCTTTGCCGGTGATGGAATCGAAATTTTCAACCGGTTTCAATTCTTGACCTCGTTTCCGTGCGCCGGTTACAATTGCTTCGGCTAATGGATGTTCGCTCGCTAGTTCCAGGCAAGCTGCCAATCGTAAGACCTCATCATCTCCATAGTCTTGCAAGCTTTCAATGCTGGTAAGCTTTGGCTTTCCTTCAGTAAGCGTGCCGGTTTTATCCACTACCAGAGTGTCCACCTTTTCCATAGTCTCCAAAACTTCCGCATTTTTGATGAGGACGCCTGCCATTGCACCTCGCCCAGTGCCAACCATGATGGACATTGGCGTTGCCAGGCCCAATGCGCAAGGGCAGGCAATTATTAATACAGCAACTGCGTTTACCAGGGCGTAAGCCATACGCGGTTCCGGGCCCAATAATGACCATATAATTGCAGTTAGGACACTAATAATTACTACTGCCGGCACGAAGTATGAAGCAACCTTATCTGCTAAGCCCTGAATGGGGGCGCGGCTTCGTTGCGCTTCACTGACCATATGCACGATTTGTGCCAATAGGGTATCATTACCGATTCGTTGTGCTTCCATCACGAAGCTCCCTGTCCCGTTGACCGTCCCACCAATCACATTCTGTCCGGATTCCTTTTGCACTGGAATGGATTCACCGGTTACCATGGATTCATCAACGGAACTGGTTCCATCGACTACAATCCCATCAACCGGAATTTTCTCACCGGGCCGAACGCGCAGTTTGTCGCCGCGTTGAACATGCTCCAGGGGAATGTCCTCTTCAACACCGTTATCCCGAACAATTCTCGCAGTATTGGGCGCCAGCCCCAGCAAGGCTTTTATTGCACTGTTGGTACGGCTTCTGGCCTTCAATTCCAAAACCTGGCCGAGAAGAACCAGTGTTGTGATTACAGCAGCCGCTTCAAAATAGACCGCTACTTCCCCTTCAGCGCCGCGGAAAGCGGCAGGGAAGATAGCCGGGAATAGCGTTGCTACCACGCTATAGATGTAGGCTACTCCAGTACCAATTGCGATTAGGGTAAACATATTAAGACTAAAATTAACAACAGAAGCCCAACCGCGTTGAAAAAAAGGCCAGCCTCCCCAGAGGACCACCGGCGATGCTAATATGAATTGAATCCAAATTAGAAGGTTTGCAGAGAATGCGTTTTGCACCGGCTTGCCAGGTATCACTTCGGACATAGCCAGAAAAAGCACGGGGATCGAAAGCCCAAAGCTTGCCCAGAATCGTCGGCTCATATCCTTTAGCTCCGGATTTTCCTCTTCATCCAAAACCACGGTTTTGAGTTCTAAAGCCATCCCGCAAATCGGACAGATGCCGGGCTTGGATTGTACCACCTCCGGGTGCATGGGGCACGTATATCCTATTCTAGTTTGCTGTGTTACGGGTATTGCGGGTTCGAGGGACATGCCACATTTTGGACAAGATCCGGGTTCATTCTGTTCCACCTCAGGATCCATAGGGCAGGTATAAGTGACGCCTTTCATTGCTTTTTGAGTGTCTTGATGATGTTCATGCTCCACCTGTTCATGTTGCTCAACTTTGGTTGTGGTGAATGCTTCCGGATCCGATTTGAATTTTTCCAGGCAGTTTTGAGAGCAAAAATAGATGGATTCACCTTGGTAAGGAATGAAACCTGCGGCGGATGCGGGAGAAACTTCCATGCCGCAAACCGGATCTAATGTTTTAACTTTTAAGAATTGCATTTGTTAACTTAAAATTATGGCTTTTTGTCCTAATCCTGTGTGATGCTCTTATAGATTCGCAATTATAGATTTCAATAAATCTCGAACCTCTTCTACGATCTCACCTAATTTAGAATTTTCCACCGCCTGCATAGAAGCCATTGGATCGATAGCAGTAACATCGACTTTGCCATCTTCAAACTCCTGTACGATTACGTTACAGGGAAGCATGGTGCCGATTTTATTTTCTATCTGAAGCGCTTCGTAGGCAAACTGTGGGTTGCAGGCGCCTAATATGCGGTATTTGTAGAAGTCCACATCCAGCTTCTTTTTTAAGGTCTCCGTAACGTCAATCTCTGTGAGAATCCCGAAACCCTTTTCTTGTAAGGCAGCTGTAACATTTTCTATTGCTTCATCGAAGCTCTGATTCACTGTTTTTGAAAAATAGTAACTCATTTTTTGTTCTCCTTATTTTCGTTTTGGCTTAATTTGTATCTTTTGTAAAATATAACCAAAGGCAACATTGAATCATCAATGAAACTAAAAAACTTGATACTTATCTGTAGAGGAATGACGGATAACAAACGTGATCAAAAGTATTTTGTATCAAAAAACAACTCTCTCTATTGTACTCTTTAACTTGACTTCAAAACAGCAGAATCTGCCTGATCGATTTGATCTTCAATATTTTTGTTTAATCCGCGACTTCGCCACAAAAAATAAATAGTAGGAATTACTAATAAACATAATATTGTCGTAGAAAATAGCCCTCCAACCATAGGGGCGGCGATTCGTTTCATCACCTGGGAACCGGCGCCATGGCCCCACATGATTGGTAGCAACCCAAGAATGGTTGTTGAAACAGTCATAACAATTGGCCGAATTCGCATAGCAGTTGCCTTCAGTATGACTTCTTTAAGATCTTGAAGGGAATGCAATTTGCCTTTCCGGTCATTGTAAGCATGATCCAGGTAGGTTAGCATGATAATGCCAATTTCCGCCGAGAGGCCGGCAAGCGCTATAAATCCAACTCCAACAGCAACGCTCAGGTTATAGTCGAGCAGATATATAAACCAAATACCACCGACGAGAGAAAACGGCAGCGACAACATGACAATAAAGCTTTCTTGTATATTTTTAAAGTTGAGATAAAGCAGCAAAAAAATAATCAACAGGGTTACAGGGAGTACGATACGTAAGCGCTGTTGAGCTCGCACCATGTATTCATATTGTCCGCTCCAAACCAGGCTGTAGCCTTCAGGGAAATCTACCTCTTCTTCCACGACAATTTTAGCATTTTTCACATAAGTTCCCACATCAATATCGCGAATATCAATATACAGCCAGGCGGTACGTCGGGCGTTCTCACTTTTGATTACCGACGGACCTTTCTTGAATTCAATGTCTGCAACGTAATTGATTGGGATCTGGGCGCCTGTGGGTGTGGCAATAAGCACCCGGCGCAGATCATCCAGATTATCTCTCAACTCCCGGCTGTAGCGCACATTTACCGGGTAACGCTCCAGACCTTCAACCGTCCACGTCACATTCATGCCGCCAATGGCCGACATTATCACATCCTGAATTGCACCTACTGTTAGGCCATATCTTGCAGCTTCCTCCCGATTAATGGTAAAATCCAGGTAATTTCCGCCCACAGTCTTGTCGGCAAAAACGCTGAGCGTTCCGGGGACATTTTTTACTACGGT
It contains:
- a CDS encoding nuclear transport factor 2 family protein, which translates into the protein MRLKNWLFVLIILAFSSAPVISNQSFSDEAEAVKQTLVNYAAAVQSKNMSEIEKYVVTTDAFTIFEGSHINWGWQDYRDNHIGPELKQFLEIKYSFSDIKVKVYGNAAYAIFETSIAVKMETRNFDGENLATAILIKMNENWKIQHMHTSRIPKKKP
- a CDS encoding DUF2231 domain-containing protein; the protein is MPTLPDWAPNIHPMLVHFPLALLFTAVLFDLLGVLFKKQVRLREIADFLFVVGAISAVFTYFSGKQASDIVTLPALANPTLNEHSDLALWTMLYFGIYAIARTFLILKKLHTKKIVSWILLLSGASGLYLLFETGEHGAELVFKYGVGVQALQSNEAAKDEIASEEVEAQKLDFSENGSWSWHPGPGAKKVLAEQFHWLTGAFENLSAEVISDSIRGDFLSLRPTGQPLLFVAGDSLESVQVDMLLNVDDFSGSIMLLHHVQDDSNYDFFSLQNGIVQLGRVSAGKTKVFDKGKTEANGWISLRVVGDGRHFRGYINNKERVTHGHANALPPGRVGIRVHGIGTLFLGKMSVQSLL
- a CDS encoding heavy metal translocating P-type ATPase — encoded protein: MQFLKVKTLDPVCGMEVSPASAAGFIPYQGESIYFCSQNCLEKFKSDPEAFTTTKVEQHEQVEHEHHQDTQKAMKGVTYTCPMDPEVEQNEPGSCPKCGMSLEPAIPVTQQTRIGYTCPMHPEVVQSKPGICPICGMALELKTVVLDEEENPELKDMSRRFWASFGLSIPVLFLAMSEVIPGKPVQNAFSANLLIWIQFILASPVVLWGGWPFFQRGWASVVNFSLNMFTLIAIGTGVAYIYSVVATLFPAIFPAAFRGAEGEVAVYFEAAAVITTLVLLGQVLELKARSRTNSAIKALLGLAPNTARIVRDNGVEEDIPLEHVQRGDKLRVRPGEKIPVDGIVVDGTSSVDESMVTGESIPVQKESGQNVIGGTVNGTGSFVMEAQRIGNDTLLAQIVHMVSEAQRSRAPIQGLADKVASYFVPAVVIISVLTAIIWSLLGPEPRMAYALVNAVAVLIIACPCALGLATPMSIMVGTGRGAMAGVLIKNAEVLETMEKVDTLVVDKTGTLTEGKPKLTSIESLQDYGDDEVLRLAACLELASEHPLAEAIVTGARKRGQELKPVENFDSITGKGVIGTIDGRSVAVGNRRLFEEMEIQLGDLTDRAEEMRRKGETVMFVAIDNKPAGLLGVSDPIKPSTPEAIQLLRKEGIKIVMLTGDNRTTAEFVAKTLGIDEVEAEVLPQMKNETVKQLQSEGRIVAMAGDGINDAPALAQAHVGIAMGSGTDVAIESAGLTLVKGDLRGIARARRLSRGTMRNIRQNLFWAFIYNSLGVPLAAGILYPFFGILLSPMIAAAAMSFSSISVIVNALRLRKLVL
- a CDS encoding TolC family protein, with the protein product MKIKSTILWKLFLTLLLPLYIPAQAQERLGTVGNVSQLSVKQVIALAVKNNLELKTLREGLGIALGQLTGAKIFPSNPELEITYFNANPSERVGKTSEYSLSVSQEFEIGGQRGHRKQVAQSTIEKVEAEIGRAQWMLVGDVRETFYQVLLQQEKLDLAHRVISLTEDLVNRTSDKFNAGYAPQFEVNFAKLELQRTLREKARVINQLKIAKYRLNNLMGRPWETEFTSSEELAYQPVEVDVARLKAYAVINRRDLKSLQFEQEAAQSEINLARSLKIPNLRFSVLYNKEFDKNNFGAMISLPIKLFNRNQGDIAMSLASERTAEARYSFLKFLIEKEVASAYSEVLLASKEVQLLEEGMLETAEQNMDLVQEAYQRGEAEIIEVITAQRNLVDIQTAYLEALYSFNLAVVNLDKVLGGNLVDIRE
- a CDS encoding DedA family protein, whose product is MTEYIFNFGYIGLLLFSFMAATIIPVSSETAVASALALDMQPVPVLLFATIGNCSAVLFNYWLGYKGEEKFLQRHLQKKAVAKAYSITKRWGKWALLLSWLPVIGDPITILAGVIKINLGLFIGVSFTLRFMRYVFILGLFEIF
- a CDS encoding efflux RND transporter periplasmic adaptor subunit, with the translated sequence MTETFENPEKARMPVWALILVPVLLAAAFYMGMKVGAGSNPAQSNGDNSANLEAHDAVDPGTISLTEQAKINIGLEIVVADLRNIEQVVRVPGTVRPHPNRVAFVNTRIEGRVENLLANMGDRVTKGQVLAEVQSRRYGNPIPLVSISAPISGTIVQRKVSMGASVDPSTPLFEIMDLAMVIVEGEVFEDYVPLLNMGQRVRIHLNAYPDEIFEGKIIFISSVLDPDIRAAQIWVHVDNKHGKLKPEMFGEVTIVVGSNPEAIAVPVDAVIEVGPDKFVFVENGEIYQKVDVVTGFRDDLYVEIIDGLFPGDAVVTQGNHQLLAVVTRPQAGGVQDESKPHAH
- a CDS encoding DUF302 domain-containing protein, with protein sequence MSYYFSKTVNQSFDEAIENVTAALQEKGFGILTEIDVTETLKKKLDVDFYKYRILGACNPQFAYEALQIENKIGTMLPCNVIVQEFEDGKVDVTAIDPMASMQAVENSKLGEIVEEVRDLLKSIIANL